The Ooceraea biroi isolate clonal line C1 chromosome 3, Obir_v5.4, whole genome shotgun sequence genome contains the following window.
gaaaaaatagttcactagtaactccagcatccccttaatatGCCCAAAATGGGAAGGAATTATAGCAGCACGCACAGCAATGCAAGTGAAGATAGGCGCGCTCGGCAAATTTAAACCGCTGCGCTGCACCACGCGTCCACGGGCAACTTCAGAGCGGACAGAACGGAGACGGCGCGGCGGACAAGCGCCACACCACAGCGGGTCACGTCACGATTTGCGACGCGGTGGCCGCGCGCGTTCTCAGGCCACGTCGAAAATTCGCGTCTTCAGCAGCGAAAAACGCGGCGCCGTGACGCGCGATAACAAATATGTGAGCGAGACGCGCTACTGGTCGTCGGATCGCGCACTGCGAACCGAGTGTCGTGGgagcacacgcacacacgtctATCCTCGCGCGGAAACGTCGCGTCGCTTCGTGACACGTACATACACTTCCACTGGAGATTTTTGactcgcgtctctctctctctttctctctcgggcTGGACAGACGCTGGAGATAAGCGACCAGCAGAGGTGAAGGAAACGGGGCGAGGATGTCGTTCGAGGGAAAGTACAACGCGAAGAGCCCGGGTAAGTGACACGCGAGTGTGATCGTCGCACGTATCATGATACAATTGCGCCGGTAGTACATTGTTTTGAGCCGTCGTGCTACCGTAGCACTGCTACGTCGCCTTGCGCGGCTTTGACACGTTTCCGCGAGGCTGATGACATATAGCGTCACGATGACACTCGTCTGGTGCGGTTGTCCGTCGGTCCTGCGGCGGATATCGCGATGATAATGCTCCAAGTAGTGCCACAAAGGCGCAGTGTCGAGTATTTTAAATGTGTGCACATATACACAGGTATACATAACACACAGGTTGTGTGGGTGACATTCTCATTTGACAGTGCGTCTCTGTTTATCCGCTCGCGTGTTATGTACAGCACTAATGTACGCTAATGTACACCTCTTGCGGTTTGTATTTATCAAGTGTTGTATATCTAAATTATTGAACGTTCCAACTCGTAGCGGTGAAGAGACTAATGAGGGAGGCACAGGAGCTGCATGAGGCTACCGAGGAGTATTATGCGTCTCCCCTGGAGGACAACTTATTCGAGTGGCATTTTACAGTACAAGGACCACCATCTACAGATTTCGAGGGTGGTGTTTACCATGGAAGGATCTTATTGCCACCCGAGTACCCTATGAAGCCACCAAACATCATTCTATTGACGGTGAGCAGACGTCGGGCACCAGCTGTGTACAAATAACATCAGGATAGAACGATAACGTTACATTAGTTCTTTATTGTTTGCTGATTCAGCCAAACGGACGTTTCGAGACCAACAAGAAAATATGTCTGAGCATCTCGGGTCATCATCCTGAAACGTGGCAACCGTCGTGGAGTATCAGGACGGCGTTGCTGGCTCTGATCGCTTTCATGCCTACTCCGGGAAGCGGCACGATCGGAGCATTGGACTATAGC
Protein-coding sequences here:
- the LOC105275391 gene encoding ubiquitin-conjugating enzyme E2 J1, producing the protein MSFEGKYNAKSPAVKRLMREAQELHEATEEYYASPLEDNLFEWHFTVQGPPSTDFEGGVYHGRILLPPEYPMKPPNIILLTPNGRFETNKKICLSISGHHPETWQPSWSIRTALLALIAFMPTPGSGTIGALDYSTEERQKLAKKSLNWQCDTCGKVVDLLSKNSVKKPITEEEQTMLKTIALKADDSPVSDVLFTDSAETVSESELRHRNVETVATESADRQQQPEITQNRVETMSSSNDLFWSTLIACLIVAIVLLILRRLFLV